One window from the genome of Nicotiana sylvestris chromosome 9, ASM39365v2, whole genome shotgun sequence encodes:
- the LOC138878745 gene encoding receptor kinase-like protein Xa21 encodes MLPLSIDNLSTSLTIFLASGCKIKGRIPNEVGNLSSLFDFDILGNDLVGSIPTSIGNLRNLQRLFLIDNKLTGFIGDNLYKLPRLGSIYLSQNHLLGSLPNCLGNITSIREIHMGFNKLSPYTPASLWNLKDLIVLNLSSNNMGGSLPPEIGNLKALTQMDMSMNQFSNSIPREIGGLQNLVNLSLRHNKLHRSIPDSMSNMVGLELLDLSHNNI; translated from the coding sequence ATGCTTCCACTTTCCATAGATAACCTTTCTACATCTCTTACAATATTTTTGGCCAGTGGTTGCAAAATTAAAGGGAGAATTCCAAATGAAGTTGGGAACTTAAGCAGCTTATTTGACTTTGATATTTTAGGAAATGACTTGGTTGGATCAATTCCCACATCAATTGGCAACTTGAGAAACCTTCAACGCTTGTTCTTGATTGACAACAAACTTACAGGATTTATTGGTGATAACCTCTATAAATTGCCGCGATTGGGTAGCATATACTTGAGCCAAAATCACCTTTTAGGATCACTTCCTAATTGTTTAGGGAACATTACTTCCATTAGGGAGATACATATGGGTTTCAATAAATTGAGTCCCTATACACCAGCAAGCTTGTGGAACCTTAAAGATCTAATAGTTCTTAACTTATCGTCAAATAACATGGGCGGTTCTTTACCTCCAGAAATTGGAAATCTAAAGGCTTTGACACAGATGGATATGTCAATGAATCAATTTTCAAATAGCATTCCTAGAGAAATCGGAGGCTTGCAAAATCTGGTGAACCTTTCTTTGAGACACAACAAGTTGCATAGATCTATACCTGACTCAATGAGCAACATGGTAGGTTTAGAACTCCTAGACCTTTCTCATAATAATATATGA
- the LOC138878744 gene encoding probable LRR receptor-like serine/threonine-protein kinase At3g47570, protein MIHGDLKPSNILLDENMVAHLRDFGISKLLSEDESDLYTKTLATLGYIAPEYGLDGLVSIKCDVYSYGIMLMETFTWRKPNDEMFEGDLSLKQWVSCSLTKAIVDVVDANFVTPQDNHLNKKLDCVASVMKVALNCCVESLTRRIDVST, encoded by the exons ATGATTCATGGTGATCTGAAGCCTAGTAACATCTTGTTAGATGAGAATATGGTAGCCCACCTTAGGGACTTTGGTATTTCAAAACTGCTTAGTGAGGATGAGAGTGATTTATACACTAAAACCTTAGCAACATTGGGTTATATTGCACCAG AGTATGGACTGGATGGATTGGTGTCAATAAAATGTGATGTCTATAGTTACGGAATAATGTTGATGGAAACGTTTACATGGAGAAAGCCTAATGATGAAATGTTTGAGGGAGATCTTAGTTTGAAGCAATGGGTGAGTTGTTCACTCACAAAGGCAATAGTGGATGTTGTAGATGCCAACTTTGTAACACCACAAGATAATCACTTAAACAAGAAGCTAGATTGTGTGGCATCGGTCATGAAAGTGGCACTAAATTGCTGTGTTGAATCTCTTACAAGAAGGAtcgatgtgagcacgtga